One part of the Anaeromyxobacter sp. Fw109-5 genome encodes these proteins:
- a CDS encoding sigma-54-dependent Fis family transcriptional regulator, giving the protein MPGREAREVQALHDAARVLWLATDLREALDATLSVLQLELGMENGTLSLFDPVTGEVFIEAAPEMRDRERILGRLRPGEGIVGRIFATGMPMAVPDIGSEPLFLNRTGTWRDLDAEPRAFLGVPVRHGRTTLGVLTVDRRHGAGPISFERDLRFLEILAGMVGARVRLQELENPRRRAVLEEEAGAPEARLPGIVGVGRGMREVLERVERVARSRATVLVRGESGTGKELVARALHEASPRTGRPFVALNCAALPEALLESELFGHEKGAFTGAAAGTKGRFELADGGTLFLDEVGELSLSAQAKLLRAIQERQFERVGGRRAVTVDVRIVAATNRDLDAAVRAGEFRLDLFHRLSVVTVLLPPLRERREDVPALAEHLLRELSEENGREVRLGADALDALLAHDWPGNVRQLRNVLEAAVVSTEASLLRAAHLGLGRAAAQAAAAEPCARDREQSAGGAGAVQPPAEDGVAEAGVGEDGGREEREVRDALARAGYVKAKAARLLGMTVRQLDWRVRKYGIAVERF; this is encoded by the coding sequence ATGCCCGGCCGCGAGGCGCGCGAGGTCCAGGCCCTCCACGACGCCGCGCGCGTCCTGTGGCTCGCGACCGATCTCCGCGAGGCGCTGGACGCCACGCTGTCGGTGCTCCAGCTCGAGCTCGGGATGGAGAACGGGACCCTCTCGCTCTTCGACCCGGTGACGGGCGAGGTGTTCATCGAGGCCGCGCCGGAGATGCGCGACCGGGAGCGGATCCTCGGGAGGCTACGGCCGGGGGAGGGGATCGTCGGACGGATCTTCGCGACCGGCATGCCGATGGCGGTGCCGGACATCGGCAGCGAGCCCCTGTTCCTGAACCGGACCGGCACCTGGCGCGACCTCGACGCCGAGCCGCGGGCCTTCCTCGGCGTCCCCGTCCGCCACGGGCGGACCACCCTCGGCGTGCTCACCGTCGACCGGCGCCACGGCGCGGGGCCGATCTCCTTCGAGCGGGATCTCCGCTTCCTCGAGATCCTCGCGGGCATGGTGGGCGCGCGCGTCCGGCTGCAGGAGCTCGAGAACCCACGGCGGCGGGCGGTGCTGGAGGAGGAGGCGGGCGCGCCCGAGGCCCGGCTGCCCGGGATCGTCGGCGTGGGTCGGGGGATGCGCGAGGTGCTGGAGCGGGTCGAGCGCGTGGCGCGGAGCCGTGCGACCGTGCTCGTGCGCGGCGAGAGCGGCACCGGCAAGGAGCTCGTCGCGCGGGCGCTTCACGAGGCGAGCCCCCGCACCGGCCGGCCGTTCGTGGCCCTGAACTGCGCGGCGCTCCCCGAGGCGCTCCTCGAGAGCGAGCTGTTCGGCCACGAGAAGGGCGCGTTCACGGGGGCGGCCGCGGGCACCAAGGGCCGCTTCGAGCTGGCCGACGGCGGGACGCTGTTCCTCGACGAGGTCGGCGAGCTGTCGCTCTCGGCGCAGGCGAAGCTGCTGCGCGCCATCCAGGAGCGCCAGTTCGAGCGGGTGGGGGGGCGCCGCGCGGTCACCGTGGACGTCCGCATCGTCGCCGCGACGAACCGCGATCTCGACGCGGCGGTGCGGGCCGGCGAGTTCCGCCTCGACCTGTTCCACCGCCTGTCGGTGGTGACGGTGCTGCTCCCGCCGCTGCGCGAGCGGCGCGAGGACGTCCCGGCGCTGGCGGAGCACCTCCTCCGGGAGCTCTCCGAGGAGAACGGGCGCGAGGTGCGGCTGGGCGCGGACGCGCTGGACGCGCTGCTCGCGCACGACTGGCCGGGCAACGTCCGGCAGCTCCGCAACGTCCTCGAGGCGGCGGTGGTCTCGACGGAGGCGTCGCTGCTGCGCGCCGCCCACCTCGGCCTGGGCCGAGCCGCGGCGCAGGCCGCCGCGGCCGAGCCGTGCGCGCGTGATCGGGAGCAGTCCGCCGGCGGCGCCGGGGCCGTCCAGCCGCCGGCGGAGGACGGCGTCGCGGAGGCCGGCGTCGGGGAGGACGGCGGCCGGGAGGAGCGGGAGGTGCGCGACGCGCTCGCGCGCGCCGGCTACGTGAAGGCCAAGGCGGCGCGGCTCCTCGGCATGACCGTCCGGCAGCTCGACTGGCGCGTCCGCAAGTACGGCATCGCCGTCGAGCGGTTCTGA
- the nifH gene encoding nitrogenase iron protein, whose translation MRQIAIYGKGGIGKSTTTQNTVAGLASLGKKVLIVGCDPKADSTRLMLHAKAQATVMDLVRERGTVEDLEVADVLKVGYGDVKCVESGGPEPGVGCAGRGVITAINFLEENGAYTPDLDFVFYDVLGDVVCGGFAMPIRENKAEEIYIVVSGEMMAMYAANNIARGILKYASSGKVRLGGLICNSRNTDREADLIEALAAKLGTQMIHFVPRDNQVQRAELRRMTVIEYSPEHKQANEYRELARKISENKKLVVPKPLQMEELEALLMEFGIIADEDESQVGVAEAVA comes from the coding sequence ATGAGGCAGATCGCGATCTACGGGAAGGGCGGCATCGGCAAGTCCACGACGACGCAGAACACGGTCGCGGGGCTCGCCTCGCTCGGGAAGAAGGTGCTGATCGTCGGCTGCGATCCCAAGGCCGACTCGACCCGGCTCATGCTCCACGCGAAGGCGCAGGCGACGGTGATGGACCTCGTCCGCGAGCGCGGGACCGTCGAGGACCTCGAGGTCGCCGACGTCCTGAAGGTCGGGTACGGGGACGTGAAGTGCGTCGAGTCCGGCGGCCCGGAGCCGGGGGTCGGCTGCGCGGGCCGCGGCGTCATCACCGCCATCAACTTCCTCGAGGAGAACGGCGCGTACACGCCCGACCTGGACTTCGTCTTCTACGACGTGCTCGGCGACGTGGTGTGCGGCGGGTTCGCGATGCCCATCCGCGAGAACAAGGCGGAGGAGATCTACATCGTGGTCTCCGGCGAGATGATGGCCATGTACGCGGCGAACAACATCGCGCGCGGCATCCTCAAGTACGCCTCCTCGGGCAAGGTCCGGCTCGGCGGCCTCATCTGCAACTCCCGCAACACCGACCGCGAGGCGGACCTCATCGAGGCGCTCGCGGCGAAGCTCGGGACGCAGATGATCCACTTCGTCCCGCGCGACAACCAGGTGCAGCGCGCCGAGCTGCGCCGCATGACCGTCATCGAGTACTCGCCGGAGCACAAGCAGGCGAACGAGTACCGCGAGCTGGCCCGGAAGATCTCCGAGAACAAGAAGCTGGTGGTGCCGAAGCCGCTGCAGATGGAGGAGCTCGAGGCGCTGCTCATGGAGTTCGGCATCATCGCGGACGAGGACGAGTCGCAGGTCGGCGTCGCGGAGGCAGTGGCATGA
- the nifK gene encoding nitrogenase molybdenum-iron protein subunit beta, with the protein MANNLGLTVKPVCEITPEEEARVAAWIDTPEYREKNFARQALVINPAHACQPLGAELCAHGFEGTLPFVHGSQGCASYYRSTLNRHFREPAPAVCSAMTEDGAVFGGQNNLHEGLENACALYHPKMIAIFTSCMPEIIGDDVSSFLKNARQKGHLPKELPAPYANTPSFNGSHVHGYDAMLAAILETLTEGKAVEGRCTGKLNFIAGFDANVGNYREYKKILEAFGIPYTFLADISETFDSPLDGTYRIYPGGTPLAEAADSINGKATITVAPYATSKTFTWIKESYTGKHVSLPMPMGVAKTDALLVKLSELFERPVPDALKAERGRAVDAMTDAHQYVHGKRFALYGDADQLVGYVSFLLEMGAKPVHVLCSKGSKKLEKELHALLEASPFGKEAKVYMNKDLWHLRSLLVTEPVDALIGDTHGKFAARDAKIPLFRFGFPIFDRVNKHRYPLVGYQGVVNMVTEICNTFIDLADATSDDRTFEMMR; encoded by the coding sequence ATGGCGAACAACCTTGGACTCACCGTCAAGCCCGTCTGCGAGATCACCCCCGAGGAGGAGGCGCGGGTCGCCGCCTGGATCGACACGCCCGAGTACCGGGAGAAGAACTTCGCGCGCCAGGCGCTCGTGATCAACCCGGCGCACGCGTGCCAGCCGCTGGGAGCGGAGCTGTGCGCGCACGGGTTCGAGGGCACGCTCCCGTTCGTGCACGGGTCGCAGGGCTGCGCGTCGTACTACCGGTCCACGCTGAACCGGCACTTCCGGGAGCCCGCCCCAGCGGTCTGCAGCGCGATGACCGAGGACGGCGCGGTGTTCGGCGGGCAGAACAACCTGCACGAGGGGCTGGAGAACGCCTGCGCGCTCTACCACCCGAAGATGATCGCCATCTTCACCTCCTGCATGCCCGAGATCATCGGCGACGACGTCTCCTCGTTCCTCAAGAACGCGCGCCAGAAGGGGCACCTCCCGAAGGAGCTCCCGGCGCCCTACGCCAACACGCCGAGCTTCAACGGCTCCCACGTCCACGGCTACGACGCCATGCTCGCGGCGATCCTCGAGACCCTCACCGAGGGCAAGGCCGTGGAGGGGCGCTGCACGGGCAAGCTCAACTTCATCGCCGGCTTCGACGCCAACGTCGGGAACTACCGCGAGTACAAGAAGATCCTCGAGGCGTTCGGCATCCCGTACACCTTCCTCGCCGACATCTCCGAGACGTTCGACTCGCCGCTGGACGGCACCTACCGCATCTATCCGGGCGGCACCCCGCTCGCCGAGGCCGCCGACTCCATCAACGGCAAGGCGACGATCACGGTCGCGCCCTACGCGACCTCGAAGACGTTCACGTGGATCAAGGAGAGCTACACCGGCAAGCACGTGTCCCTGCCCATGCCGATGGGCGTCGCCAAGACGGACGCGCTGCTCGTGAAGCTCTCGGAGCTGTTCGAGCGGCCGGTCCCGGACGCGCTCAAGGCGGAGCGCGGCCGGGCGGTGGACGCCATGACGGACGCGCACCAGTACGTCCACGGCAAGCGGTTCGCCCTCTACGGCGACGCCGATCAGCTCGTCGGCTACGTCTCCTTCCTGCTCGAGATGGGCGCGAAGCCGGTCCACGTCCTCTGCTCGAAGGGCTCGAAGAAGCTGGAGAAGGAGCTCCACGCGCTGCTGGAGGCGTCTCCGTTCGGGAAGGAGGCGAAGGTCTATATGAACAAGGACCTGTGGCACCTGCGGTCCCTGCTCGTGACCGAGCCGGTCGACGCGCTCATCGGCGACACGCACGGCAAGTTCGCCGCGCGCGACGCGAAGATCCCGCTCTTCCGCTTCGGGTTCCCGATCTTCGACCGCGTCAACAAGCACCGCTACCCGCTGGTCGGCTACCAGGGCGTCGTCAACATGGTCACCGAGATCTGCAACACGTTCATCGATCTCGCGGACGCGACCTCCGACGACCGCACCTTCGAGATGATGCGCTGA
- the nifD gene encoding nitrogenase molybdenum-iron protein alpha chain → MSPRTNVKKVDGITKESTQAMIDRTLEAYPEKGKKKRAPHLAPNDQASASACVKSNRKTVPGVMSARGCAYAGAKGVVWGPIRDMVHVSHGPVGCGWYSWGTRRNLMSGKNGVSSFAMQFTSDFQEKDIVYGGDKKLAVLLREAKELFPLAKGISVLSECPVGLIGDDINAVAKQMSKELDLPIIPCNCEGFRGVSQSLGHHISNDTIRDYIIETREFAEPETPYDIALIGEYNIGGDAWSTKPLLEECGFNVKAVWTGDGQMEHIAATHEVKLNVIHCYRSMNYMCKVMEEKYGVPWIELNFFGPTKIKESLRKLAERFDDRIKANVEKVIARYDPMMQRVIEEVRPRLEGKKVMLYVGGLRPRHTVGAYEDLGMTVVGSGYEFAHSDDYDRTSPEMPDATVIYDDASEYELERFVHDLKPDLVASGIKEKYLFQKMGLPFRQMHSWDYSGPYHGYKGFPTFARDIDMAINSPTWGLVKSPF, encoded by the coding sequence GTGTCCCCCCGTACGAACGTGAAGAAGGTCGACGGCATCACGAAGGAGTCGACCCAGGCGATGATCGACCGGACGCTCGAGGCGTACCCGGAGAAGGGCAAGAAGAAGCGCGCGCCGCACCTCGCCCCCAACGATCAGGCGTCCGCCAGCGCCTGCGTGAAGTCGAACCGCAAGACGGTCCCCGGGGTCATGAGCGCCCGCGGCTGCGCCTACGCCGGCGCCAAGGGCGTGGTGTGGGGGCCGATCCGGGACATGGTGCACGTCTCCCACGGCCCGGTCGGCTGCGGCTGGTACTCGTGGGGCACGCGCCGGAACCTCATGTCCGGCAAGAACGGCGTCTCGAGCTTCGCGATGCAGTTCACCTCGGACTTCCAGGAGAAGGACATCGTCTACGGCGGCGACAAGAAGCTCGCCGTGCTCCTGCGGGAGGCGAAGGAGCTCTTCCCGCTCGCCAAGGGCATCTCCGTCCTGTCGGAGTGCCCCGTGGGCCTCATCGGCGACGACATCAACGCGGTGGCGAAGCAGATGTCGAAGGAGCTGGACCTCCCGATCATCCCCTGCAACTGCGAGGGCTTCCGCGGCGTCTCCCAGTCGCTCGGGCACCACATCTCGAACGACACCATCCGCGACTACATCATCGAGACGCGCGAGTTCGCGGAGCCCGAGACGCCGTACGACATCGCCCTCATCGGCGAGTACAACATCGGCGGCGACGCCTGGTCGACGAAGCCGCTGCTGGAGGAGTGCGGCTTCAACGTGAAGGCGGTGTGGACCGGCGACGGCCAGATGGAGCACATCGCCGCGACGCACGAGGTGAAGCTCAACGTCATCCACTGCTACCGCTCCATGAACTACATGTGCAAGGTCATGGAGGAGAAGTACGGCGTGCCGTGGATCGAGCTGAACTTCTTCGGGCCCACGAAGATCAAGGAGAGCCTGCGCAAGCTCGCCGAGCGGTTCGACGACCGGATCAAGGCGAACGTGGAGAAGGTCATCGCCAGGTACGACCCCATGATGCAGCGGGTGATCGAGGAGGTCCGGCCGCGCCTGGAGGGTAAGAAGGTGATGCTCTACGTGGGCGGCCTCCGCCCGCGCCACACCGTGGGCGCGTACGAGGACCTCGGCATGACCGTGGTCGGCTCCGGCTACGAGTTCGCGCACTCGGACGACTACGACCGGACCTCGCCCGAGATGCCCGACGCGACCGTCATCTACGACGACGCCTCGGAGTACGAGCTCGAGCGGTTCGTCCACGACCTGAAGCCGGACCTCGTCGCCTCGGGGATCAAGGAGAAGTACCTCTTCCAGAAGATGGGGCTGCCGTTCCGGCAGATGCACAGCTGGGACTACTCGGGCCCGTACCACGGGTACAAGGGCTTCCCCACCTTCGCCCGCGACATCGACATGGCGATCAACAGCCCGACGTGGGGGCTCGTGAAGTCGCCGTTCTAG
- a CDS encoding NAD(+)--dinitrogen-reductase ADP-D-ribosyltransferase has translation MNISLNRCNLPPWVIASCQFNEHPVPLEIQGVRSSNAFLFRALDALDDPVARALTFDDWISVRFQLHSWAEQATPSARRSLKNSYLRFLRGWGMDASSIEGAVLKGWVESRMGIAPCFHRAPIRDLHGPEYARYALDRTRGSACTSAILDQLDLVYTFTQYELARRRPGERWVTLWRGVNDPGDHEVVAEVGRRERIVRLNNLCSFTDDRERAWEFGSTVWEVRVALPRVFLAPDVFPRAILRGEREWLAVGGEARVRRVLG, from the coding sequence ATGAACATCTCGCTCAACCGCTGCAACCTGCCGCCCTGGGTGATCGCGAGCTGCCAGTTCAACGAGCACCCGGTGCCTCTGGAGATCCAGGGCGTGCGGTCGTCGAACGCCTTCCTGTTCCGCGCCCTCGACGCGCTCGACGACCCGGTGGCGCGCGCGCTCACCTTCGACGACTGGATCTCGGTGCGCTTCCAGCTCCACAGCTGGGCGGAGCAGGCGACGCCGTCGGCGCGGCGGAGCCTCAAGAACTCCTACCTCCGCTTCCTGCGCGGCTGGGGCATGGACGCCTCGAGCATCGAGGGGGCGGTGCTGAAGGGCTGGGTCGAGAGCCGGATGGGCATCGCCCCCTGCTTCCACCGCGCGCCCATCCGCGACCTGCACGGCCCCGAGTACGCCCGCTACGCCCTCGATCGCACGCGCGGCAGCGCCTGCACGAGCGCCATCCTCGATCAGCTCGACCTCGTCTACACGTTCACGCAGTACGAGCTGGCGCGCCGCCGGCCCGGGGAGCGCTGGGTGACCCTCTGGCGCGGCGTGAACGATCCCGGCGATCACGAGGTGGTCGCGGAGGTCGGCCGGCGCGAGCGGATCGTGCGGCTGAACAACCTCTGCTCGTTCACCGACGATCGGGAGCGGGCCTGGGAGTTCGGCTCGACGGTGTGGGAGGTGCGCGTCGCGCTGCCGCGCGTGTTCCTCGCGCCGGACGTCTTCCCGCGCGCGATCCTGCGCGGCGAGCGAGAGTGGCTCGCGGTCGGGGGCGAGGCGCGCGTGCGCCGCGTGCTCGGCTGA
- a CDS encoding bifunctional nitrogenase iron-molybdenum cofactor biosynthesis protein NifEN, protein MPRPDYYDAPECETQEKGAPKFCRRSEPGEGTERSCAYDGARVVLMPVTDAIHLVHGPIACAGNSWDNRGARSSGSQLYRRGFTTELLENDVVFGGEKKLRRAILDLAARYPEARAVFVYATCVSAMTGDDVEAVCRSVAGEVAIPVVPVNTPGFIGDKNIGNRLAGEVLLEHVIGTAEPATTTPSDVNLIGEYNIAGDLWGMLPLFERLGIRVLSCISGDARFDELRWAHRARLNVIICSKSLTNLARKMKKRWGIPYLEESFYGMTDTAKALRHIARELDLARGDGASVMAEAVEALVAEEEERCRARLAPYRARLEGKRAVLFTGGVKTWSMVNALRELGVEVLAAGTQNSTLEDFHRMKALMHRDARIIEDTSTAGLLEIMREKLPDLVVAGGKTKFLALKTRTPFLDINHGRAHPYAGYEGMVTFARQLDLTVSNPIWSALTAPAPWERSAAGLEAERAAARGHGAALLAEELSASRVKVPAKPATVNPQKNSPALGATLAYLGVDRMLALLHGAQGCSTFIRLQLSRHFKESIALNSTAMSEDAAIFGGWSNLKAGLARVIEKFRPGVVGVMTSGLTETMGDDVRSAIAQFREEHPEHAGVPIVWASTPDYCGSLQEGYAAAVEALVSTLVDGGAPIPGQVTLLPGAHLTPADVEELKGTIEAFGLSVVAVPDVANALDGHIDAEVSPLSTGGAGVDAIRSAGRSVATLYVGDSLARAARSLEEAHGVPAYGFTSLTGIGEVDRLVATLAAISGRPVPGALRRARSRLMDAMVDSHYQLGGKRVALALEADPLKVLTRFLHGMGCEVTAALAATRTRGLHELPAATVAAGDLEDLEGAAEGVDLVVANSNGRQAVARLGVKAHLRAGLPVFDRLGAHQKVWVGYRGTMNLVFEVANLFQASATEAQRLAHN, encoded by the coding sequence ATGCCCCGCCCCGACTACTACGACGCGCCCGAGTGCGAGACGCAGGAGAAGGGCGCTCCGAAGTTCTGCAGGAGGTCCGAGCCCGGCGAGGGCACCGAGCGGAGCTGCGCCTACGACGGAGCGCGGGTGGTGCTCATGCCGGTGACGGACGCCATCCACCTCGTCCACGGCCCGATCGCCTGCGCCGGCAACTCCTGGGACAACCGCGGCGCGCGCTCCTCCGGCTCGCAGCTGTACCGGCGCGGCTTCACGACGGAGCTGCTCGAGAACGACGTGGTCTTCGGCGGGGAGAAGAAGCTCCGCCGCGCCATCCTCGACCTCGCGGCGCGCTACCCGGAGGCGCGGGCCGTCTTCGTGTACGCGACCTGCGTGTCGGCCATGACCGGCGACGACGTCGAGGCGGTCTGCCGCTCCGTCGCCGGCGAGGTGGCGATCCCGGTCGTGCCGGTGAACACGCCGGGGTTCATCGGCGACAAGAACATCGGCAACCGGCTGGCCGGCGAGGTGCTGCTCGAGCACGTCATCGGCACGGCCGAGCCGGCCACGACGACCCCGTCCGACGTCAACCTCATCGGCGAGTACAACATCGCCGGGGACCTGTGGGGGATGCTGCCGCTCTTCGAGCGGCTCGGGATCCGGGTCCTCTCCTGCATCTCCGGCGACGCGCGCTTCGACGAGCTGCGCTGGGCGCACCGCGCCCGCCTGAACGTCATCATCTGCTCGAAGAGCCTGACGAACCTCGCGCGCAAGATGAAGAAGCGCTGGGGCATCCCGTACCTGGAGGAGTCGTTCTACGGGATGACGGACACGGCGAAGGCGCTGCGCCACATCGCGCGCGAGCTCGACCTCGCGCGCGGCGACGGGGCGAGCGTGATGGCCGAGGCGGTGGAGGCGCTCGTCGCGGAGGAGGAGGAACGCTGCCGGGCGCGCCTCGCGCCCTACCGGGCGCGGCTCGAGGGGAAGCGCGCGGTGCTCTTCACGGGCGGCGTGAAGACCTGGTCGATGGTCAACGCCTTGCGCGAGCTGGGCGTCGAGGTCCTCGCGGCGGGGACGCAGAACTCCACGCTCGAGGACTTCCACCGGATGAAGGCGCTCATGCACCGGGACGCCCGCATCATCGAGGACACCTCGACCGCCGGGCTCCTCGAGATCATGCGCGAGAAGCTGCCGGACCTGGTGGTGGCGGGCGGGAAGACCAAGTTCCTCGCGCTCAAGACCCGCACGCCGTTCCTCGACATCAACCACGGGCGGGCGCACCCCTACGCCGGGTACGAGGGGATGGTCACCTTCGCGCGGCAGCTCGACCTCACGGTGAGCAACCCCATCTGGTCCGCGCTGACCGCTCCCGCCCCCTGGGAGCGGAGCGCCGCCGGCCTCGAGGCGGAGCGCGCCGCCGCGCGCGGCCACGGCGCGGCGCTCCTCGCGGAGGAGCTCTCCGCCTCGCGCGTGAAGGTCCCCGCCAAGCCCGCGACGGTGAACCCGCAGAAGAACTCGCCCGCGCTGGGGGCCACGCTGGCGTACCTGGGCGTCGACCGGATGCTCGCGCTGCTCCACGGCGCGCAGGGCTGCTCGACGTTCATCCGGCTGCAGCTCTCCCGGCACTTCAAGGAGTCGATCGCGCTCAACTCGACGGCGATGAGCGAGGACGCCGCGATCTTCGGTGGCTGGAGCAACCTGAAAGCCGGCCTCGCCCGCGTGATCGAGAAGTTCCGGCCCGGCGTCGTCGGGGTGATGACCTCCGGCCTCACCGAGACGATGGGCGACGACGTGCGGAGCGCGATCGCGCAGTTCCGCGAGGAGCACCCCGAGCACGCCGGCGTGCCGATCGTCTGGGCCTCTACGCCGGACTACTGCGGCTCGCTGCAGGAGGGCTACGCCGCGGCGGTCGAGGCGCTCGTCTCGACGCTCGTCGACGGAGGCGCCCCGATCCCGGGCCAGGTGACGCTGCTCCCCGGCGCCCACCTCACCCCGGCGGACGTGGAGGAGCTGAAGGGCACGATCGAGGCCTTCGGGCTCTCCGTCGTCGCGGTGCCCGACGTGGCGAACGCGCTCGACGGCCACATCGACGCCGAGGTCTCGCCGCTCTCGACCGGCGGCGCCGGGGTGGACGCGATCCGCTCCGCCGGCCGCAGCGTCGCGACCCTCTACGTGGGCGACTCGCTCGCGCGCGCGGCGCGGAGCCTCGAGGAGGCGCACGGCGTCCCCGCGTACGGGTTCACCTCGCTCACCGGGATCGGCGAGGTCGATCGCCTCGTGGCGACGCTCGCGGCGATCTCCGGCCGGCCGGTGCCCGGCGCGCTCCGCCGCGCGCGCAGCCGGCTCATGGACGCGATGGTCGACAGCCACTACCAGCTCGGCGGCAAGCGCGTCGCGCTCGCCCTGGAGGCGGACCCGCTGAAGGTGCTCACCCGCTTCTTGCACGGCATGGGCTGCGAGGTCACCGCCGCCCTGGCCGCGACGCGCACGCGCGGGCTGCACGAG
- a CDS encoding GNAT family N-acetyltransferase — MDDEVAIRSATPADLERLVRLLEILFSIEADFRPDPERQRRGLALMLAEPERRVVLVAQREDEVVGMVTAQLVVSTAEGGPSALVEDMVVESAERGRGLGRRLLLAVEAWAAARGATRLQLLADRENAPALGFYGRAGWRSTRLVCLRRGGS, encoded by the coding sequence ATGGACGACGAGGTCGCGATCCGCAGCGCCACCCCCGCGGACCTCGAGCGGCTCGTGCGGCTGCTCGAGATCCTCTTCTCGATCGAGGCGGACTTCCGCCCGGATCCGGAGCGGCAGCGGCGCGGGCTCGCGCTCATGCTCGCCGAGCCGGAGCGCCGGGTCGTGCTCGTCGCCCAGCGAGAGGACGAGGTGGTCGGGATGGTCACCGCCCAGCTCGTCGTGTCGACCGCGGAGGGCGGGCCGTCGGCGCTCGTCGAGGACATGGTGGTGGAGTCGGCCGAGCGCGGGCGGGGTCTCGGTCGCCGCCTGCTCCTGGCGGTCGAGGCGTGGGCCGCCGCGCGCGGCGCGACGCGGCTGCAGCTCCTCGCCGATCGCGAGAACGCGCCGGCGCTCGGCTTCTACGGGCGGGCCGGCTGGCGCTCGACGCGGCTCGTGTGCCTCCGCCGCGGCGGGTCCTAG
- the draG gene encoding ADP-ribosyl-[dinitrogen reductase] hydrolase — MTSLRVHLPDVRDRARAAFLGAAVGDALGATVEFMTPGEIRAELGVHREITGGGWLHLRPGAVTDDTEMSLCLARAVDAEGGWSRRAAADALAAWLRSGPVDVGSTCRRGIRRYLLDGTLEGEPHDGDAGNGAAVRMVPVALLTLGDGEALRRVALEQGRITHHHPLSDAACRLVGELVQLGCLGLSLRRLRGAADALVAAEPRFRFAPYPGLATGYVVDTLQTVLHFVFATRSFEECLVAVVNRGGDADTTAAIAGAIAGAYHGPEAIPRRWLRRLDRRLTDELARLAGRLVDLSPVGRGRPPEV; from the coding sequence GTGACGTCCCTCCGCGTTCACCTGCCCGACGTCCGGGATCGCGCCCGGGCCGCGTTCCTCGGCGCTGCGGTGGGCGACGCGCTCGGCGCTACCGTCGAGTTCATGACGCCGGGCGAGATCCGCGCCGAGCTGGGCGTCCATCGGGAGATCACGGGAGGCGGGTGGCTTCACCTGAGGCCCGGCGCCGTCACCGACGACACCGAGATGTCGCTGTGCCTGGCGCGCGCCGTCGACGCGGAGGGCGGCTGGTCCCGGCGCGCCGCCGCCGACGCGCTCGCGGCGTGGCTCCGGAGCGGCCCGGTGGACGTCGGCTCCACCTGCAGGCGCGGCATCCGCCGGTACCTGCTGGACGGCACGCTCGAGGGGGAGCCGCACGACGGCGACGCCGGGAACGGCGCCGCGGTGCGGATGGTGCCCGTGGCGCTGCTCACGCTCGGCGACGGCGAGGCCCTCCGCCGCGTCGCGCTCGAGCAGGGCCGCATCACGCACCACCACCCGCTCTCCGACGCCGCGTGCCGCCTAGTGGGCGAGCTCGTCCAGCTCGGCTGCCTCGGGCTGTCGCTGCGGCGGCTGCGTGGCGCGGCCGACGCGCTCGTGGCGGCCGAGCCGCGCTTCCGCTTCGCGCCGTACCCGGGGCTCGCGACCGGCTACGTGGTGGACACGCTCCAGACCGTGCTGCACTTCGTGTTCGCGACCCGCTCGTTCGAGGAGTGCCTCGTCGCGGTGGTGAACCGGGGCGGCGACGCCGACACCACCGCGGCGATCGCCGGCGCCATCGCCGGCGCGTACCACGGGCCGGAGGCGATCCCGCGGCGATGGCTGCGGCGGCTCGACCGGCGCCTCACGGACGAGCTCGCGCGGCTCGCCGGCCGGCTGGTGGACCTGTCGCCGGTGGGACGGGGGCGCCCGCCCGAGGTCTAG